The genomic DNA TGCAAATTGGAACAGCAAATCTGTAAAAAGAATGTTAGATAAATTACTTGCTGGAAAATAACCCTGATTGTGATTAGGAATTTCCCTTAAATAAGCTAGTTAAAGCATTTCTAATATCCTTTAAAGAACAATAATAAGATAATAAACGGTGATATCATTTCTTAAATCATTTAGAAATTCAGATATTTGAATCGCCTAATTTTAGGTATTTTTTTATAATTTAAAATGAAATATAGACAATTAACTAGAGAGCAATTTGAAAGTTTGCATGAAGAGTTTGCACGTTTTTTAGCATCACAGAGTATTGATGCAAAAGAATGGAAACAATTGAAAGAAGAGAAACCTCATATAGCAGCAGAAGAAATGAATATTTTTTCAGATGTGGTTTGGGATGATGTACTTACTAAAACAGCATACTTGGAGCATTTTTCTGAAAGCTCAATAAATCTTTTTAAAAGTGATAAGGAAGAAATTCATAGAATCGTGATAAATGTAGAGAACAAGAAGGCAAACTTACTAACCCAAGAAGGTTTTGAATGGTTGTTAAAAAATGCGATGGATGAATCTGTGGCATTTTTTAAAGGAACAAAGAAGTATCGTGATGAACGAAACTTTGAAGTTTTCGACCTTATAGAAAAAGGAAGTCAAATAGCAAAAGGAGCTATTTTTGAGCATTTTAACCGATTAATTTCTTAAGAAGTATTTCTGTACCTGAGCTAGCAATATTTTGTATAACAGTTAAGTTATGAAAATCTTGATAGGAAACAGCTGGTGCCGGATCTATAAAATAGATAGGTATATGAGGTTGAGCGTAATGAATCAAGCTAGCAGCAGGATATACTTGCATAGAAGTACCAATAATAACTAAAATATCTGCTTTTTGGATAATTTCAATGGCTTTATCAAGCATAGGAACCATTTCACCAAACCAAACAATATGAGGTCTTAACTGTGCACCCTGCTTGCAAGTATCCCCTAAAAGTAAATCAGAATTCCAATTATAAATACTATTTTCATGAAGGCTACTTCTTACCTTTAAAAGCTCGCCATGCAAATGAATTACGTTTTTAGATCCTGCACGTTCATGTAGGTCATCAACATTTTGGGTAATAATATTAACAATAAAATTTTCTTCTAGCTTTTTTAAGTTAAAATGCCCCTTATTAGGTTGTACGGTTAGTAATTGTTTGCGGCGTTGGTTGTAAAAATTTAAAACTAATTCAGGATTTTTAGAAAAACCTTCAGGGCTAGCAACTTCCATAACGTTATGTCCTTCCCATAAACCATTAGCATCTCTAAAAGTTTGAATACCGCTTTCAGCGCTCATACCTGCTCCGGTGAGTATTGCTATTCTTTTTTTCATACGAATACTTTAGGGTACTAAAATAAGAAACTTTATGAGATGGTTAAAAAAGATATTTGATAAACGTAATCTTAATACCCGAGAGATATTAATTGAACATAAAGAGTAAATAGCCTTTGTTTTTAAGTTTCTCTATATTGGTTACTCATGTGAGAAGAGGCGTTATGTTCAAGTAAGGTTAAATGTAATTTTGCCATAAGAGGAAAGTTAAAGCTTGAGTTT from Tenacibaculum maritimum NCIMB 2154 includes the following:
- a CDS encoding SIR2 family NAD-dependent protein deacylase, which gives rise to MKKRIAILTGAGMSAESGIQTFRDANGLWEGHNVMEVASPEGFSKNPELVLNFYNQRRKQLLTVQPNKGHFNLKKLEENFIVNIITQNVDDLHERAGSKNVIHLHGELLKVRSSLHENSIYNWNSDLLLGDTCKQGAQLRPHIVWFGEMVPMLDKAIEIIQKADILVIIGTSMQVYPAASLIHYAQPHIPIYFIDPAPAVSYQDFHNLTVIQNIASSGTEILLKKLIG
- a CDS encoding DUF6495 family protein, translating into MKYRQLTREQFESLHEEFARFLASQSIDAKEWKQLKEEKPHIAAEEMNIFSDVVWDDVLTKTAYLEHFSESSINLFKSDKEEIHRIVINVENKKANLLTQEGFEWLLKNAMDESVAFFKGTKKYRDERNFEVFDLIEKGSQIAKGAIFEHFNRLIS